The region aataatttaTACAGTTCTATAAATATTTGAAGCATCGCACCTTTAACCTTAAGCAGGGAATGTATTATCGAGTTCAAACAATTAATACAATTCTTAAATTAGAAACAACGATGGAGGTGGTTTCAAGTTTAAACCCCAAGAGTAATTGTGAGTCATACGTAAGCATTTTCTCGAGTTATGTACATACATAACCTTTTATATatctatttataaatattttcaCGCCTGTGTTTCCCCCAAGATAATTTTTTAGCCACGATACCGAGTTGTTTTTGATGTATTTTTTGCTGAAGGAAAAGCCTGTAGTTGCATGAACACACTTGTCATGTGCGCAATATTCGTTGAGCATGCCAACACGCTAGCATGGCCAACGAGCGAGCACGCCACGGTTCACGTCCCGGGGCCACTTTGAGGTGGACTTGTGAATGATTGAATATGGGGCTGATCTCATGGGGCTGGCTTATTCGCATAATCGTATTCTCGCAAAAAAACTTTTCGCAGTAACTGCCCTTTTTTTTACAGAATCAAAATCAAAACAATTCCATAAGACCAGGCATTATAAGAGAGCATGTTGACCTCCTCCTTACTTCCGGTTGACATGTGTATTTAATTTGACCATTCTCAGTTAAGAGGGGTGGAATTAAGCGTTTTTTGCCATTCACTgtcaaaattaaataataatattataaatataaatttttaAATAAAGTATGCAACATATGGGAAGGTAGAACAATAATTATGAGAACATGATAAAAAGTGTTATCACCAACAAATAGTATTTGAAAGCCACTGCTTGGTGCGTGCAGGAAAAACACTGCACAGTATATTGGACAAAAGAGACCACATTCCCCACGTAACAGAATTCTCTGGTCGCATTCTCCAGTTTTCCAAAAACAAGCCTACGCAGTATTAACGATTGAGCCTGCCAGCTGCGACCCAAGCTCTCGGGGGATATCAGTCGCTGGGAGTTAGTAGCTGTGtttgaaatcgttccctattcactcactcactattccctatatagtgttcatgatatagtgcactatatagggaacgaacaaacgagaattcggaccctacgctgaacatttctgagcgtcatttgcgtcagtaaatgcgccgggtatttgtgtgacgcagacagatgcgcccacatcatgtaaacaaaccgggcactcacgaggaaagctggaggttgtattgatgttgaatgttacatttccttgatcaagttttttgaaattaattttgaatgttacattttctatgttaaatacAAAacggcgagcaccctatatagtgcgctatatccgtgatagggatcgatttcgaacacagctaagtGAGTGGGTAGGAATGTTGACCTGCCATTGGACACGTGGGGCCGGCCTAACGAGACGCCCGGGCTACTCCATGCGAGCCACGATGGTGGACACCAGCTGCTCCATCTGAGCCGCCCTCCCTTTGCCCGTCTCCAGCACCTCTTCGTGGTTGGCCTTCTCCTCGCTGGTGTAGTCCATGACCGACTGGTTGGAGATGAGGGACAGGGCGAAGCAGCGCATGCCGCAGTGGCGCGCCACGATCACCTCGTGGCCTGTGCTCATGCctgggggagagacgggggtTAGAGCGCGGGACCCAGACACAGAGCCGTTGGGGGAAGCGCTTGATTGTTATCATTGTTGGAGATGCACTTTGCTTTGTCAcgcacactgtgtttttttttcataatttgtacctttgttttgtttatttatttttggattgCAATTGATATTGGAATTCATTTCTCTGCATTCTTTCTGTTATTGCTTTCTCCTTTTTCGGAAATACTGGCTTATtactttatttgtgtttgttgagGGCCAAAAGTTGAAGGGGGAGGGATATAATATGTCTAGGCCTGTCACGATAACACAATATTGCAGTTTTTcaactaatataatgataaagtacaccctttcgaagatcaataaacttttatttttaaagaacactggaactggacgtctggaagacatttaaaatatccaaAAATATCCAAAACAAcccaaaaaaaatatctattattaacaaaaaatgctcttgaataaaaacgaaacaccaccaaaaacaataaatgaaattgaaacactaaataaaaaggATGTAAACACGATTCGGATTGcgcttcaaaaaataataaacacgtGTAACGCCAGGGCTCCGCCTCCCACACAGACCATGCAACAAGTGACTGACACTTGACGAGGGGGTTTACTCGTTGtgccctgtaattatgagccggcCCGGGGCCCGATTTCGACccgacatttgttacttaggcctaccctgctaaatatatataatatatataaatatatataatgcatggaacgccggtcattatcgggaaaataagccccgacagggggAACAGgcgaccgacgcgcagcggaggtgtcttgcttcgccctgaaggggcttatggtgcgttttaatatccatccgtctcggagctccgaggacgttgcctagcgacacgcacaaacacgccccttttcctcggaagtcgatctcgccatctcgtttgaactcagcggtgaccgagcgaggcttccgagatagaattgaagatggatgcgcccagtgtgacattcagtgaactgttttcattgtgtttggaccgctttggtggtttaaatcgcaatttcaatcactcgtattgctgtaataacttacatatgcagaagatacattgaaacatgaaatgaagtgaaaattgtagaagttcaaatggctgcgttttcgtacggtgaaaacgcaccgtttcatttatattatttcgtagtcctgaaataacataaatgaaaatagtagaagtagtcggccaatgctaccgcaacaatagctttccgggtggcgtccatgtttttctccgacgacctacgctcaaaacataataaaacgattttagtgtgggcgtggcgtccgatccgagatccgagtcggctcgCAGAGAATACACGAACGCAccattattttcgataatgaccggcgacgttctatacattatcccgcttattacaaggctacttgccaagacgaaaaaaaattacttcacacggtgtgtctttttacaatttattcgttagcagcattcgtagtgttgatcagcagagaaatagtctgccaaagacgttgacgttgcttagcaaccgaagacgctggggttgacgaGTTACCAGAcatgaacggagcgttccacggcattgagaagacccgtgtaatatgAAATTATTGCGGCCGGCAAAAAATTATCGCTCATTTTAATTGATCGCgcaattaattgatttattgcatATCGCGACAGGCCTATGTCTATATATTCAatgatttgtattttttgtcAAATATGTggggcctggcctaaaggaaagagcagtttttatGCTGACTGCTTCAAATGTAGTGTTGGTCATACTCAAAAATGAGATATTGCTaggtgaataatacagaacataaggacattaataaataaaataaatcacgcATTAAATCGCAATCGTAACATGggtcaaaataatcgcaattcgattatttccccaaaccgTTGAGCTCTGGTCCAAGTACAGGTGCACAGGAGCTTTGGAATTCTTTCACGGTTCCCTCAGTCAATGATGTTTAAAAAAAGGCCCATGTCGCAGTGACCTCAGTCCAGACTCACCGACGGCGTCCGCCCCCATGGAGTGAAGCATGCGGCACTCGGCGATGGTCTCAAAGGAGGGGCCGCCCAGGACGACGTAGACCCCTTCCTTCAGGAAGTCACTGAAGCCCAACTCTTCTCCGACCTCGCGCGCCATCTCCCGGAGCTTCCTGTCGTAGGCGTCCGACATGCAGGGGAAGCGGACGCCGAAcctgggagaggaggtggggaggagggagcgTGTTAACCGTCTGAACGGGAACACCAGGCACACGGCCTGGTGGGGTTAGGGTCGGTGAAACTGCCAAGCCCTTATCTGCCTTTTTTCTGTTAAAAAGCAGTTATAGATGACTGAGTCATTTTGAGTGGGCTGCACAGGATATGGCAACCATTAATCTTATCAAGGAAGCCCGTGAATTAACTAACAACTCTAACCCCAGCCACGTGTtactcaatttttttttacagaaacaGTACATGAGGGCATctcatcttcacacacacacccacacacgcacgcacgcgcgcacgcacacgcgcacacctcTCGTCGTTGAGTCCTGCCAGTGGGTTGTTCCCAGCCATGCCGGGCATGTTGATGTGGTCCCTGATCACCATGACGTCCCCGACTCTGTAGCCTGGGTTCAACCCGCCCGCCGCGTTGGTCAGGATCACCGTCTGCACGCCCATCAGCTTGAAGACGCGGATGGGTAGGGTGATCTGGGCCACGTGCGGGGAAAGAGGAAAAGATCAACTGCAGCAAAGTCACCGAGCTCGTTACCGAACCGCCCTGATTAGTATCGCCGCGTTCACACTGCACACGTCCGTCAAAAGATCACAGAGGGCGCGTCTGAGGTGTGGGGGACGCGATccgattggccgacggatcggTCGCTGCCCAAAAggttgaacatttctcaacttttttaacgcaggccacggagccgacagagcggacggacccacaatgcatttcgagagCGCCCCACGCAAAGGCAATGAGATCCGCCAACGGGCGGATGCGGTGCGAACGGGGTAATTAGTGCCTTAGAGGATTATAATCGATGTGTTGACTTATTTGCTATATCGATGAGATAAACGTGGAAGACTGGGAGTCCTCTGAAGAGACTCTGGCTTCATGGAAAGTTCATCCGATGTGCTGGGCCTGGACCGGTGTGTACTCATATTCAGGCCTGGGGATCAAGgtgagattattttttttttccaaatagaCAAAAACATCTATTCGGTTTGTCGGGGTTGTTCGGGGACAGACTACGCCCTTGGCTCCGGGTGTGAGGAGAATACAGTTGCCTTCAGAGC is a window of Gadus macrocephalus chromosome 8, ASM3116895v1 DNA encoding:
- the pnp5b gene encoding purine nucleoside phosphorylase 5b — its product is MMLSSAHGNSYEECKITSDWLKAHTDVRPVLAIVCGSGLGGLAKTIKDPVILKYQDIPNFPQSTVHGHAGQLVFGTLQGKQCVCMQGRFHLYEGYPVQKITLPIRVFKLMGVQTVILTNAAGGLNPGYRVGDVMVIRDHINMPGMAGNNPLAGLNDERFGVRFPCMSDAYDRKLREMAREVGEELGFSDFLKEGVYVVLGGPSFETIAECRMLHSMGADAVGMSTGHEVIVARHCGMRCFALSLISNQSVMDYTSEEKANHEEVLETGKGRAAQMEQLVSTIVARME